In Musa acuminata AAA Group cultivar baxijiao chromosome BXJ3-9, Cavendish_Baxijiao_AAA, whole genome shotgun sequence, a single genomic region encodes these proteins:
- the LOC135648458 gene encoding transcription factor WRKY19-like — translation MDRKLLASDRTVVEVMSRIRKSAVQLGVLLREEIAGDSTVGVVFAELTSSISRVFDVLESMETVEGGQRLDAGLLSPPPPHHHHQISTKKRKNYPATDRRGGCRRRSHLPSKIVGSKTLNDGQTWRKYGQKEIQSSKNPRSYFRCTHKFDQGCMAVRQVQRSEEDPSTYLITYLGEHTCRDPAMAPQLFSTSDVNNTCLLSFGASRHRAEKEAQVPASPFTSRKQESDEEGLSNLTTACSSPDYFVIPAAEKPAVMTATSGFLEDLYFEDVFGFDHDGFLS, via the exons ATGGATCGGAAGCTGTTGGCCAGCGACCGTACGGTGGTCGAGGTGATGTCGAGGATTCGCAAGTCCGCCGTGCAGCTCGGTGTCCTGCTACGGGAAGAAATTGCCGGAGATTCCACGGTGGGAGTCGTCTTTGCGGAGCTCACCAGCTCGATCTCTCGGGTCTTCGATGTGTTGGAGTCCATGGAGACGGTGGAGGGCGGTCAGCGTCTCGACGCTGGacttctctctcctcctcctcctcatcatcatcatcagatatCAACCAAGAAGAGGAAGAACTACCCAGCGACAGATCGCCGAGGAGGTTGCCGGAGAAG ATCACATCTACCATCTAAGATCGTGGGATCCAAGACACTGAACGATGGTCAGACATGGAGAAAATATGGGCAGAAAGAGATCCAAAGCTCTAAAAATCCAAG GAGCTACTTCAGATGCACCCACAAGTTCGATCAGGGTTGCATGGCAGTGAGACAGGTGCAGCGTTCGGAGGAGGATCCTTCTACTTACCTGATAACTTACCTGGGGGAGCACACCTGCAGAGATCCAGCCATGGCGCCTCAGCTTTTCTCAACCTCGGACGTCAACAACACCTGCCTGCTTAGCTTTGGAGCAAGCAGGCACCGGGCCGAAAAAGAAGCTCAAGTGCCTGCTTCACCATTTACCTCTCGTAAGCAAGAAAGTGACGAAGAGGGGTTGAGCAATCTGACCACTGCGTGTTCATCGCCGGACTATTTTGTGATACCAGCTGCGGAAAAGCCTGCGGTGATGACTGCCACATCTGGCTTCTTGGAAGACCTTTATTTTGAGGATGTCTTTGGCTTCGATCATGACGGATTCCTCTCGTGA